A single genomic interval of Terriglobales bacterium harbors:
- a CDS encoding cytochrome c biogenesis protein CcdA, whose amino-acid sequence MSTLPLPIAAFLAGVISFLSPCVLPLVPGYVSLISGVGVEELKSDEAQLMRRVMLNSILFIFGFSIVFVTLGALSTGIGQLLAVYKSRLSVVAGVVIIIFGLHLTGVFQIKALLADKRLHHIKGGSSPWGAFVIGFAFAFGWTPCVGPILAVILGFAAEQDSVAKGIILLAIYSLGLAVPFLLTSLGVERFLKFYSRFRTHMHAVEVASGVLLIGLGALLVLGRFTLISNYLSFLNRFAL is encoded by the coding sequence ATGTCCACTCTGCCGCTTCCGATAGCCGCGTTTCTTGCGGGCGTGATTTCGTTCTTGTCGCCTTGCGTCCTGCCGCTGGTGCCCGGCTACGTGTCGCTCATTTCTGGAGTAGGCGTCGAGGAGCTTAAGTCGGACGAAGCTCAGCTGATGCGCCGGGTGATGTTGAACTCCATCCTTTTTATCTTTGGATTCAGCATTGTTTTCGTCACCCTGGGAGCTCTTTCAACTGGAATCGGCCAGTTGCTTGCCGTTTACAAGAGCCGCCTGTCGGTAGTCGCTGGAGTCGTAATCATCATTTTTGGCTTACATCTGACCGGTGTCTTTCAGATCAAGGCATTATTGGCAGACAAACGCCTGCATCACATAAAGGGAGGAAGCTCGCCCTGGGGAGCATTCGTGATCGGCTTTGCCTTCGCCTTTGGCTGGACCCCGTGCGTCGGCCCTATACTGGCGGTGATTCTTGGTTTTGCCGCGGAGCAGGATTCGGTAGCAAAAGGCATTATTCTGCTGGCCATCTATTCGTTGGGATTGGCGGTGCCGTTTCTGCTCACGTCGCTGGGTGTAGAACGCTTTCTGAAGTTTTACAGCCGCTTCCGCACTCACATGCACGCCGTGGAAGTGGCGAGTGGTGTCCTGCTGATCGGCCTCGGTGCTCTTCTGGTTTTGGGACGGTTTACCCTGATCTCGAACTATCTGTCTTTCTTGAATCGTTTTGCTCTCTAG
- a CDS encoding cytochrome c3 family protein: protein MLSLLWLFAGAATSQISPGPLSRAHKTLDSAVNCTSCHKLGAVRTLKCLECHNEIASRLRAGRGLHASYELKADSSQECARCHSEHNGVDFPIVKWTPTPAEFDHSKTGYTLAGKHAGLQCNRCHTPEHIARTEMFSIQVRDKNRTFLGVDRNCVNCHKDEHNGRLGQNCQQCHNFEDWKNTSQFDHGKTRYPLTGLHANVNCQKCHTPGTDNKPRWTGLAFGACSDCHSDPHHGSFAPQGCQSCHNTGGWKKVSLQAVSQKFDHSKTKYPLEGKHQAVDCLRCHTGGDFKKPLAFQKCTDCHRDQHNGQFIKRADKGECSSCHSVQGFKPTTYGVKEHASSAYPLLQKHATVDCAKCHIPKGKDTLYRLKFGQCTDCHKDQHESQFATAPYFNRCEQCHDLKGYRPSTFSLAKHKQTRFQLTGGHMATPCADCHKPASDLKGEARATAAPQVRNTAIYHFENRSCTVCHQDPHKGQFKDRMQQTGTGCETCHNTDSWRDLRKFDHSRTSFPLLGAHRGTACIDCHKPPDLGTKLVNADFKAAPTKCEQCHENIHGPQFANAANITPCADCHNSLRWKPSLFDHERRTTFSLKGAHQNVRCAACHKNTQMVSGKSVLFYKPTPKECAACHGPEKRAGS, encoded by the coding sequence TTGCTCTCTCTTCTATGGCTGTTTGCGGGCGCTGCGACATCACAGATATCTCCCGGACCGCTTTCCCGAGCGCATAAAACTCTGGACAGCGCGGTAAATTGCACCTCCTGTCACAAACTCGGCGCCGTGCGCACGCTGAAGTGCCTCGAGTGTCACAACGAGATCGCCTCCCGGTTACGGGCTGGACGTGGGCTGCACGCCTCGTATGAACTGAAAGCCGACTCCAGCCAGGAATGCGCCCGGTGCCATTCCGAGCACAACGGCGTCGACTTCCCGATTGTTAAGTGGACTCCAACACCGGCGGAATTCGACCACAGCAAGACTGGGTATACCCTGGCGGGTAAACACGCCGGACTGCAGTGCAACCGCTGCCACACCCCGGAGCACATCGCCCGGACCGAAATGTTCTCCATCCAGGTCCGCGACAAGAACCGCACCTTCCTTGGAGTCGACCGTAATTGCGTGAACTGCCACAAGGACGAACACAACGGGCGGCTCGGGCAGAACTGCCAGCAGTGCCATAATTTTGAGGACTGGAAAAATACTTCACAGTTCGATCACGGCAAGACACGGTATCCGCTGACTGGCCTGCACGCCAACGTCAATTGCCAGAAGTGCCACACGCCCGGTACGGACAACAAGCCACGATGGACTGGACTCGCATTCGGCGCCTGCTCGGATTGTCACTCTGATCCGCATCACGGCAGCTTTGCGCCGCAAGGTTGCCAGTCATGCCATAACACGGGCGGATGGAAAAAGGTCTCCCTGCAGGCGGTAAGCCAGAAGTTCGATCACTCCAAAACCAAATACCCTCTGGAAGGCAAACATCAGGCAGTCGATTGTTTGCGCTGCCACACTGGCGGCGACTTTAAGAAACCCCTGGCATTCCAGAAATGCACGGACTGTCACCGGGACCAGCACAACGGACAGTTCATTAAGCGCGCTGACAAAGGAGAATGTTCTTCGTGCCACAGCGTTCAGGGTTTCAAGCCGACGACCTACGGCGTGAAGGAACATGCCAGCTCGGCGTACCCGCTGCTGCAAAAGCACGCCACAGTCGACTGCGCGAAGTGCCACATACCGAAGGGCAAGGACACACTCTACCGTCTTAAGTTTGGACAGTGCACGGACTGCCACAAAGACCAGCACGAGAGCCAGTTCGCCACCGCTCCCTACTTCAACCGATGCGAGCAATGTCACGATCTGAAAGGCTACCGCCCCTCCACGTTCAGCCTGGCGAAACATAAACAAACACGGTTCCAACTCACCGGCGGCCACATGGCAACACCCTGCGCGGATTGTCATAAGCCGGCGTCAGATCTCAAGGGAGAAGCGCGTGCCACGGCTGCACCGCAAGTGCGGAATACCGCGATTTATCACTTCGAAAACCGCTCCTGCACCGTTTGCCACCAGGACCCGCACAAGGGCCAGTTCAAGGACCGGATGCAGCAGACGGGGACCGGTTGCGAGACGTGTCACAACACTGATTCGTGGCGTGACCTGCGAAAGTTCGACCATTCCAGGACGTCGTTTCCGTTGCTGGGAGCGCACCGGGGAACGGCATGCATTGACTGCCACAAACCGCCAGACCTGGGAACGAAGTTAGTCAATGCGGATTTCAAGGCAGCGCCCACCAAGTGCGAGCAGTGTCACGAGAACATTCACGGGCCGCAATTCGCGAACGCCGCGAATATCACTCCTTGTGCCGATTGCCACAACAGCTTGCGATGGAAGCCATCACTGTTTGACCACGAACGGCGGACCACTTTTTCACTGAAAGGAGCGCACCAGAATGTGCGCTGCGCGGCTTGTCACAAGAACACACAGATGGTGAGCGGCAAATCTGTCCTGTTTTACAAGCCCACTCCGAAGGAATGCGCTGCCTGTCACGGGCCTGAAAAGCGCGCTGGGAGCTAG
- the mnmE gene encoding tRNA uridine-5-carboxymethylaminomethyl(34) synthesis GTPase MnmE — translation MNLDDTIVAIATPAGRGGLGVVRLAGPEARAIAAPMLRLNHPLEPGRALFGELIEPEGNFLASGSSADQKASDRIDEVVVTYFQKPHSYTTDDIVEISAHGSPVVLRHILELALDRGARLAEPGEFTMRAFLNGRIDLTQAEAVRDLIESQTLFQAKVAAQQLEGALSKRLQPIKQKLVELIALLEAGIDFAEDDVSVLPAEQILKHIGEVRAPLEQLAGTFAYGKVVHEGFTLAIVGRPNVGKSSLFNRLVERERAIVTSTPGTTRDLVSETVSLEGIPVKLVDTAGIRRALDEAESIGIRKSMEALADADMVVVVVDSSQPPSDEDRELLAQVAGRPSVVVANKSDLGPSRFSPPTSDVALVRTSALSGEGMPELRSLILRQIGGDSLGRAETGFLTNVRHQSLVRDSLSGLHRAVEAVHNRVPHEMLLLDLYSALRPLDDITGATTTDDILNLIFSTFCIGK, via the coding sequence GTGAACCTGGACGACACCATCGTCGCAATCGCCACACCTGCGGGACGAGGCGGCTTGGGCGTTGTGCGCCTTGCCGGGCCTGAGGCCCGCGCCATTGCCGCGCCGATGCTGCGGCTGAATCATCCGCTCGAACCGGGGCGCGCCCTGTTCGGAGAATTGATCGAGCCTGAGGGAAATTTTTTGGCGAGTGGCAGTTCTGCGGACCAAAAGGCCAGTGACCGCATTGATGAGGTGGTGGTCACCTACTTTCAGAAGCCACATTCCTACACGACGGATGACATAGTCGAGATTTCGGCGCATGGTTCGCCGGTCGTGCTACGCCACATCCTGGAACTTGCGCTCGATCGCGGCGCCCGCCTTGCCGAGCCGGGCGAATTCACCATGCGAGCGTTCTTGAATGGCCGCATCGACCTGACCCAGGCGGAAGCGGTTCGTGACCTCATCGAATCGCAAACGTTATTTCAGGCAAAGGTGGCAGCCCAGCAACTCGAAGGCGCTCTCTCCAAACGGCTGCAGCCTATCAAGCAGAAACTGGTCGAATTGATTGCGCTGCTCGAGGCGGGCATAGACTTCGCGGAAGATGATGTGTCCGTGCTCCCCGCCGAGCAAATTCTCAAACACATAGGCGAAGTCCGGGCCCCGCTAGAGCAATTGGCGGGCACGTTCGCCTACGGGAAAGTCGTTCATGAAGGATTCACGCTTGCCATAGTCGGCCGGCCGAATGTCGGAAAGTCCAGCCTGTTCAATCGCCTGGTCGAGCGGGAGCGCGCTATTGTCACCTCCACGCCAGGAACCACGCGCGATCTGGTGAGCGAAACGGTTTCACTCGAGGGTATCCCTGTAAAGCTTGTGGACACAGCTGGGATCCGCCGTGCGTTGGACGAAGCCGAAAGTATTGGTATCCGCAAATCGATGGAAGCACTCGCCGACGCGGACATGGTTGTGGTTGTAGTGGACTCGTCTCAGCCCCCAAGCGACGAGGATCGCGAACTGCTGGCGCAAGTGGCTGGACGGCCTTCGGTGGTTGTGGCGAACAAGAGCGATCTGGGGCCTTCTCGGTTCTCGCCTCCTACTTCGGACGTGGCCCTCGTGCGCACGTCGGCTCTGTCGGGCGAAGGAATGCCCGAGTTGCGCTCTCTAATTTTGCGGCAGATCGGAGGGGATTCACTGGGCCGCGCGGAAACGGGGTTCCTGACTAACGTGCGGCACCAGAGCCTTGTACGCGATTCGCTGAGCGGCTTGCATCGCGCAGTCGAAGCCGTGCACAACCGCGTTCCCCATGAAATGCTGCTTCTCGATCTTTATAGCGCCTTGCGCCCCCTGGACGACATCACGGGCGCTACCACCACGGACGACATTCTGAACCTGATCTTCAGCACCTTCTGCATAGGAAAGTAG
- a CDS encoding TlpA disulfide reductase family protein, which translates to MKRNTAVWIVIVVAVAVMLAFAPYLSKRRASIDNPATELKGKPAPDFSLETLDGQTLHLSDYRGKAVLLNFWATWCQPCKIEMPWFEELQRQYGPQGLQVVGIAMDDASKDEIAKFAKELGVNYPILVGKESVGDAYGGVQFLPSTFFIDRDGKIVDRVFGLKSRGEIEDSVKAALARGHVAQSGL; encoded by the coding sequence GTGAAGCGTAATACTGCAGTTTGGATCGTCATCGTGGTGGCTGTAGCTGTGATGCTGGCATTCGCTCCCTATCTTTCGAAGAGGAGAGCGAGTATCGACAATCCCGCCACTGAGCTAAAAGGCAAGCCGGCCCCTGATTTCTCTCTGGAGACGCTCGACGGTCAAACCCTTCACCTTTCCGACTACCGCGGCAAGGCAGTCCTGCTCAACTTCTGGGCCACGTGGTGCCAGCCCTGCAAGATCGAGATGCCATGGTTCGAGGAGTTGCAGCGGCAGTATGGTCCGCAAGGCCTGCAGGTGGTCGGAATTGCCATGGATGACGCCTCGAAGGACGAAATCGCGAAATTTGCAAAGGAACTGGGCGTGAACTATCCGATCCTGGTCGGAAAAGAATCGGTCGGGGATGCCTACGGCGGAGTGCAATTTCTACCCTCGACGTTCTTCATCGACCGGGATGGCAAGATCGTGGATCGCGTGTTTGGCCTGAAGAGCCGCGGCGAAATCGAAGACAGTGTCAAGGCAGCGTTAGCCAGGGGTCACGTGGCCCAGAGCGGCCTCTAA
- a CDS encoding protein-disulfide reductase DsbD domain-containing protein, with protein MLSHAMWQLRKLGSLIVLAAVAASGQIIGAAKAPSVSMAPAPLLSIRPGKPGSVELRFRITPGFHINSNAPKSEFLLPTSLKLDAPTDIVIGRISYPKGQEMTFPFAPDEKLSVYSGTFGVSVLVRPLHTVLPTKYMIHGQLRYQACDKAACYPPKTLPVKFEVRVTKAPRPARRNPAQSPHVHR; from the coding sequence ATGCTTTCGCATGCTATGTGGCAGCTACGAAAACTCGGCAGTTTGATTGTGCTGGCCGCGGTCGCTGCATCTGGCCAGATAATCGGGGCGGCCAAAGCTCCGTCCGTCAGCATGGCCCCTGCGCCGCTGCTCAGCATAAGGCCGGGTAAGCCCGGCTCCGTCGAATTGCGCTTCCGCATTACACCTGGCTTCCATATCAATTCCAACGCGCCAAAATCCGAGTTCCTCTTACCCACTTCGCTGAAACTGGATGCGCCCACCGATATCGTGATTGGCCGCATAAGCTATCCCAAGGGGCAGGAGATGACCTTTCCTTTTGCGCCCGACGAAAAGCTGAGCGTCTACAGTGGAACATTTGGGGTTTCCGTGCTGGTGCGGCCTTTGCACACCGTGCTGCCGACCAAATACATGATTCACGGGCAACTCCGGTATCAGGCTTGCGACAAGGCTGCCTGTTATCCCCCCAAGACTTTGCCCGTAAAATTTGAAGTGAGAGTCACCAAGGCCCCGCGGCCCGCGCGCCGCAATCCTGCCCAAAGTCCGCACGTGCACCGCTAA